The genomic segment TCAGCCTTGCCCAGCCACCTCCCACAACTGCATAAGGCAATTCCTTGCAAGGGACTTAGTAGGTGACTGACAGACAAGACAGATTACTAGTGCTGTTGGCTGTTTCTAGAGTAGAAGTGACTTTTATACAAATCGTCAAAGACAATCTCGCTTCCCTGGGAAGATGAAGATTGTTTTCAACAAAGTAAGACCAGACGTTTAACAAGCATGGCTAGTCCCAGGAATTCAAAGGACTGTGTTGATGTGTGGCCACACTTCTCAAATACTCCTCAGCACTGTACTGGAGTATTACACAGCCACTTTCAGTGATGCCCAGGACCAGCTGCTTCTAAAAGGTTGGAAATACCAACTATCCTAACACCAATTGTGGCTAAAGTGGGGAACCCACTGGCTGCAGAATAGAGGGAGAATTCACCTTCTGTAGTTCTGGAATACCGAGTCCTGTGAAGACATCTGATTGGGGGTTGGCCAAGTGTGGTCCAGTCACATCCAGCCTTCCTGTCGGTTAAAGGAGTACCAGAATCATGATGCTCATTTATTTACTATCCATCACTGCTTTCTGCTACAATGGCAGTGCAGTAGATGTGATAACTACACACAACTGCAAGATtcccacacaaacacatggacATAAATGCTCATAGCAGCACAATtcacaatagcaaaaaaaaaaaaaaaaaaaaaaaaaccttcaacagATGAACCAAATGtagtgagtctatttaatggacTAGTACTTGGCCAGAAAGATGAGGCATTTGACAAATCATGAAAATACACCAAGAAGCTAGACTCAAAGGCTAGCTTTTGAATATTACTTATGTGAAATGTGAATAGGCAAATTCTGAGACACAAAGTAGATTAGTgcgctggggagatggttcagtctgtAAAATGCTCGCcatacaagcttgaggacctgagcttgatgtCCCAGgatccatgtttttaaaaaaaaaaaaaaaaaaaaaaaaaatcaggtgcaggaactggagagaaggctcggcagttaagagcactggctgctcttccagaggacctgggttcaactcccagcacccacaatgtagctcacaactgtctgtaactccagttccaggggcgcCAATAtaggcaccagacatacacatgttgtacagacatgcatacatgcaaaacaaccgtaatttttaaattttttattgaaaaaaagaaacagatgcagtggcacatgccagtaaccccagcacgggggaggcagagacaggagaaaacCTAGCCAAATCAGCAAACTCCGGGCtcagtaagactgtctcaaaaattaagaaaagtggAGACACCAAGTGTCAACCTCCAAGCTCCACATATGGATACACACAGCAGATTAGTATTTTCTAAAGGCTGAAAGAGTGGGAATTGACTACCAACAGCTGCAGGGTTTCTTTCAAGGGTATGTTTCGGAGTTGATGTTGCACAAGTGTGTGTCTGAGATATACTAAAATCCACTGAGCTGTGTACCAGCAGAGTTCCGTAGGGGACCCAGAACCTAGCGACAAACCAGTCCCTCCTGCTACCTCAAACCAAGATCAAGGCTGCCTGTAAATCAGTTGTCGGAGTTTACACACCCCTTGTCCTGGCATCCACGTGACCTTAGATGTTTCTGGTCCTGGACTTCCTCCCCtctatgtgtgcaaatgtgtggggaggggggaagctCGCACAATGTGTGTGAAAATGATCTTGACTCCCCCCGGAACTGTCTCCTCAGATTTCTTAGGCAGACACCTTCATTTCAATCCACTTTAGGGAAGCAGCGTTTTCTTCCTATACAGATCATGGACCAGAAAGGCCAAACGACTTGTCCATTTGCATAGTGGACATGGGCTGGGGCTAGGACAACCTCACACATTTCCCCCCAACACTGTTTTCACATGTTGGGCTCTCTAAAAAGCCTAACCGAGGTAGACATGTATCACAGACAGGCGGCCACAGCAGGAACCTGGCACTCTGGTCCTCTTCAACCTTTTACAGGCCTCTACGAGCACAACAATCATCCACGGAGGATTAGGGCTAGGCCTAAACCTTAAGGCGTACCAATGAGAACCCCGCCACCCATGCCACTTAACCTGAACTCTGGCAACGCTACCAGCTGAGTGGGTTCCGGACAATTGGGTTCGCTCACCCAAAAATCATTTGACGGATGACCACTTTTGAGGGCTCGAGCaatgttttaaaaaggaaactcaTCTTATTCCTCTTCCAGAGCTGGCAAACAAGATGGTCTAAAGCTTGCTATCCCTCCAAGATTCTTCCAGAAGGCCAGGTGACCCGCATCAAGGGGGCTGCCATGACTGGCGAAGGCTGTTTCCATCTGGCCAGGAAATACTTTTCCAGCACTTGCTACAGATGGGCTCAGCAATGCTTCAAGATAAAGCAGTAGAGGATGTGGGCGGAGAAATAAGCAAGGCGGGTTGGCAGAGGCGATGCAGAAAGTGGTCAGGGTAAGGGTAGGAGGAGGGCACACCATTATACATGATGTCCAGGAGTCTATATTTGAGCAAAGACTGACAGCTACACCTTGGGCCTAGGCTAAAGGTTCCTAGGGCTCAGGGACGGGGATTGACAGCAACACACCACAGTGGACATTCCTCCCACTGTTAGGCTGTTGTCTCTGCCAGGTACCCTCCATTCATCCCCAGTGCTCTTGTACTctagaaggagggaactgactccgaGACCCTTCTCAACTGGCTAGAGGCAGCCGCAGGCCTGGGAAAGAGTGCAGATACTGATGCCCCTTTTCTCCACTCCACCTGGACGCAGCTTTGAGTGGCTGTTTCCTCTTCAAGAATTTCAGTTCCATCTTCCTCTCATGTGGCCCTATTTATCATTCCCTTCCAGGCTCCACAAGATGGGACTGGTCGCCAAAAGTCCTGCACAATGAGACCAGACTTACCTATGTAAGTAATGTTGTCACGGGTGTCATTTGGAACAGAAATAGACGACTCTGGGCCCTACAGTGCCATCATCACAGCTGAACTGTGAACTGAGGTCCTGGCACACCTCAAGGCTCCAGCTGTCAATTACTAACCAGAAAAGGCTGAGCAACAAGGCGGGGGCTTCAGTCCCTTCTTAATTGATCCCTTGGTACCTCACTGTCGCACAGGCAGTCTTCCCAAGAGCCAGCAAACCAGCTTCGAACCTGAAGCCCTGCCTACCTCCACCACGCACTGGTCACACACTCCATTCTCTTTACCTTTGGAAAGaccaccctaccccacccactATGTGGCACCAACAGCACCAGGCCAACCAACCCCTCACACCCCCAAAGAAACCCCAACAGCTCAGAAGTGCATCAATCGACCTTTAATGTCCAAAAGAGGCGTGGATGCAGAGCATAGATGTAGCAGGGTCTCAGCCCCTGCACCAGAAATGAGAGATGAACAAAAACTAGACACTTCCAACTGGCCAGAGTCTTGGAGGGCAGGGAGAAACACACATCTGGACATtcgttaagaaaaataaaaccggccgggcggtggtggcgcacgcctttaatcccagcactcgggaggcagagccaggcggatctctgtgagttcgaggccagcctgggctaccaagtgagttccaggaaaggcgcaaagctacacagagaaaccctgtctcaaaaaaccaaaaaaaaaaaaaaaaaaaaaaaaaaaaaaaaaagaaaaataaaacctaaaatcaAACATTCAATCTTGTACCCAATGAAAGGTTTGAACAGGGAACTCAGTCACTAGTTCCCACCCTCCCTGCCAgcactgaagagaaaaaaaaagctcaacACACACTAAGGGCTTAGGAGGAAGGGACATTCTCCTGCCTTCCCCCACCCTCAAGGATGGGCTGGGAAAAAAAGAGCTAGATTTCCCCACCCCGTACAGTGTCAACCCTACTCCATGTTCTGAATGTGATTCATTAGAACCAGCAGCTCAATTGGCAATGAcaatccccacccaccccatcaGGTCAACAACAGCCGAGGTTTCCCTTGCACTCTCTGGAAGGTCCTCCCACTCACAGCCCTTCTCCACCTCCTGACTCACAAGCTTGTTACTGTATTTCAGACCTGTTCCAAGGAGCCCCTCTCGGTCGGCCCTCACTTCTTCCATTCCCACTTCCCACAAGAGGCCGGGACCAGCCAAGCGTTGTCCCTGCCCCCAGATCCAACTCCAGGGCAGATGGCAGTATGGCCATCTTGTCCTGGGTGACCTTCTCAAAAACTTCCCCAGGAACAGCCAGCCACAGGGCAAAGCAGGGTGTCCACACTAGATGGCTGAGGAAAGGAGGATGGTGTGACACCAACCTGTCCTCACCCCAACAGGTAACATAGAAGCCCACTTGGAACTAACTGTGCCCCCTACGTCCCCGTACACCCTACAGAGTCCACCTatcctgcccctcccctcccttctaccCCAGACCCaccccacacacgcacacagacgaacacaaacacacaggaagaatcAAGGGGACGCTGATTTGGTTTGATCGCTAAGACCTAACTAAGGAACTACAGTCACCAGGAGTTCCCTTGCCAGCCAACAGGGCTGTTCTAAGAGAACTGAGGAATGAGAAGAACCGAGGGCTAAGCAGGGAGCGGAtggaagaagggaaaggggaagagtCAAGCTAATCCTACTCCCCACAGCCCCCCATGTCACGGTGACCGGAAGAGTAAAGAAGGGAACCCACAAAGACACAGCCCTTACTTAGAAAccctgacagacagacagcaagacGAGTCTGCTCCCCAATCCCACACCACAAACACATCTCAGGGCTCTTAAAGactgcacccacccaccctgcccCAAGCCGTAATAAAGTCACAGTTCAGTGGAATATTCTCCCTGGTACTAGAGCAATCCCCCACCCAACTTCCTATCCCTCTCCTTGCCAATCCTACCACTGTCCTCACAGCCTCGGCCCCTCCTCCAGCAGCATCACCCCAGGAAGAGGCAGCTGCAGTGAGGTCTCCACCTCCAGAGACCTGGGTCTAGCCCTCAGCCTCCTAGTCTCTCGGGCTTTGCTGAGGGCCTTTGATTTTatacagggagagaaagagaaaaggagggtgGGAGAGACTTCCTAGTGCAGTACAAccaaaaaatatgtttaaagtcttaaaaaaaataaacataaagcaGCCTTCTTCCCCAGGCAACTAAACAGAAAgaagtttggtttttgtttactGCGACACACACATGAAATCGAGTATACAGTCCATGCAGTAGCACAGCCATTGGAGAGGACTTCCTGATGCTGGCCCCAGTGCAAAACAGTCCCAGCAAGGCCGCCTGTGGGCCatcgctgccgccgccgccactgaCACCCTCTCCTCGGCCCCTAGCCTGACTTGAAGAGGAGGATGGCCACTTGACCCAAGTAAAAATAGATGAAGTGCTTCGTCTCGTGCGTGACGTAACTGCCAAAATTCCGGCCCACGATGCAGTGCCAGGTGGGATTATATTTCTTGTCAAACTCCTACACagggaagaaaacacagagaggGGTGGTCAGGGCTGCGGACGGACGGCGACTCGGGACGGGGTCCCTCCCAGCAGTTCCAGCGCGTGTATCTAGTTGTTCCCACCCACCTGGGCCGGTGTCCAACCCCAGCCCTGCCGCCCCAGCCCAGGGCCTCAGGGCTCAGGTCTAAGACTGGCAACGGTACTCCTCCCTCATCAATAATGGAACGCCACAAAGGCTCCATTATTCCTCTCTGCCAAGCCTCTAGCACTCTACACCCTGaccctctctccatcctctaGTCGCCCCACACCCAGACCCGCCCACTCTGTGGATGTCATACAGCACAGGAAAGTGGGACCTGGTCACTCACTGTCTCATACATTACTAAACCACCACTCCACCCAGGAACAAACGGGGATACTGAAGTACCAGGGAACAGTTGTATGGCACCATGTGTGATATGCCCACTAATTCCCTCCCTCAACACAATCCATATACTTGTCTAACTTCCTAAAAGCACCCACACCACACAATTCCAGGAGGTACTAAGGAACAAAGAAAGCCAAATGTAACTCCAATCCTGATTCTAGACTGTCTGAAGGAGGAAAGCCatcacacactcacgcacactctctctctctttcactcacatacacacaccccagccACATAagggttcctcctcctcctcctcctcctcttgtgcTGAGAGACTATGAGTCTATTTTCTCCTGCTGGGTGAACTAGCAAAGACATCATGTAGGACTGACTGTGTACCCCTAGCTCCATACAAAGGGAAGTTTTCATGACTTCCATGTCTGATTCTATCCTTCAAGGGTAGGAGAACAAAAGTTCTGTGAAACTGGAGACCCCACTGAGCACATCTTACTACTAATGCATACTGCCACCACACTCTTATACATCCTTTTTAGAAGTCCAAAGCTTAGAGGACCAATGACTGGGCCTACGCCTCTAGTTAAGACATGggtcttgggggctggagagatggagagcagttaagagcactggctactcttgcaaatgccccagcacccacacagtggctcgcAGCCACCTGGAACTCCTATTCCAAACAACTTaatcccctcttctgacctccacagggaccaaGCACACGTGtcagacagacatacatgaaggcaaaacattcatacaataaaagatataaaataaaaaaagaacaaaacacatgGGTCTTGACTGGAAATCAGGGGCCCATGCTATTACCCCTGGTTCAGCTGCCTCTTCAGTGGTAACCATTTCCACTCAAGTATTCATTTAGGACTTTTTCTTCTAAATGTTTACATTCACTTGTTTATTTGGGGGTGGTGGAGtatgccacagcacacaggtggaagtcagaagacagcttgcaggagtccaGTTTCTTCTTCCAACCATGTGggtttctgggatcaaactcaggtcaccaggtttggcAACAACCCCCCTTGCCCAgtaagccatctcactagccccattTAGGAATTTTTCAATAACCGAACTCTAATGTTgagccatttttataaaaattatacagtCAGCCCTCTACATCTGTGGGTTCTAACCAaccatacatttaaaatattcaggaaaaaaaaactacacctaTGTTGAACCAGTACAGATTTTCTTCTCTATCATTTCCTAGTAGTCCCTACAGAAATCAAGAGACTGAATATTCAAGgtcattggttggttggtttttttccccccttggcttttcccagacaggatttctctgtgaaacaagTCCTGTAACTTGCCAtataggccaagctggccttgaactcagagatctgagaatGTAGGGAGGGGGTTGttggagttggctcagcagttaagaacacttgttgctcttccagggacctgaattcaattcccagcacccatatagtagttcacaaccatctgtaacaccagtccCAGAGGTTCTgatagcctcttctggcctccacaggtatcaGTCATGCACTGtggtacagagacatacacacagacaaaatactcatacacgtaagataatcttttaaaaataagagaacatagggagaatagtaaatattgcagATATGCAGACCCTAAGTCTTTTTTAGGGAAAAGGAAATGGTTCATATCATGAGGATTATAAAGGATACACCACTGTAAATGATGAAGGTCCCTAAAAATCTGTTCAGAATCATCCAGTATTCatttaatgttatttaattttgaaTACTGAATAGTTCTCATTACTGGGACAGTAATATTAgtgctgaggtttctctgcacagTATTCCCTTCCCTAATGCCTTACAGTGACATAATTATTTGTAAAACTAACCCAGCGTCAGCAGAGCTCTTATCAAGAATCACTAAGGTGACTGCTTTGGCAATTCAGAATCACCCCACAATCCAGCTGCTTTACACAGCTGCAGGGTTTTGTCTGAAGAGCTACACCTAGTTTCTCAGAGGCTGCCTGCCCCGACCCCCACCCCTCCAATGCAGCTCAGCTGTCGATCCTCACTCATGCTCCTGGCTTACCTTCTTGATATAGGCAGCAATGTCCTTCTCTATGTTGTATTTCTCCATGGCCTGTGTGGCGCAGTCAACGGCATCCTGTTGCATGTCCTCAGACATGTCTGCGTTCTTGATCACTGCCTTCC from the Peromyscus eremicus chromosome 8a, PerEre_H2_v1, whole genome shotgun sequence genome contains:
- the Dynll2 gene encoding dynein light chain 2, cytoplasmic — its product is MSDRKAVIKNADMSEDMQQDAVDCATQAMEKYNIEKDIAAYIKKEFDKKYNPTWHCIVGRNFGSYVTHETKHFIYFYLGQVAILLFKSG